In one Solanum lycopersicum chromosome 11, SLM_r2.1 genomic region, the following are encoded:
- the LOC101263276 gene encoding GDP-mannose transporter GONST1 isoform X4: protein MQVLKYINVAMVTVLKNVTNVITAVGEMYLFNKTHDNKVWTALFLMIISAVTGGITDLSFHAIGYTWQIINCFLTASYSLTLRRVMDTAKQVTKSGNLDEFSMVLLNNTLSLPLGILLILLFNEMDYLSRTPLLQLPAFWLVTTFSGLLGLAISFTSMWFLHQTSATTYSLVGSLNKIPLSVAGIFLFHVSTSLENSASILFGLLAGVFFARAKMQDKSQTRS from the exons TCTAAAGTACATCAACGTTGCTATGGTCACTGTCCTAAAGAATGTCACTAATGTGATAACTGCTGTTGGTGAGATGTATTTATTCAACAAAACGCACGATAACAAAGTTTGGACTGCACTTTTTCTGATG ATTATTTCAGCAGTTACTGGAGGAATTACAGATCTTTCTTTTCATGCCATTGGTTATACATGGCAGATTATTAATTGTTTCTTGACAGCATCATATTCT TTGACTCTTCGCAGGGTCATGGACACGGCCAAGCAAGTGACTAAATCGGGGAACCTTGATGAATTCTCCATGGTCCTGTTAAATAACACCCTTTCACTGCCTTTGGGCATtttgcttatattattattcaacgaGATGGACTATCTTTCTAGAAC ACCACTGTTACAATTACCAGCTTTCTGGTTGGTGACAACCTTTAGTGGATTGTTGGGCTTAGCAATTAGCTTCACATCCATGTGGTTTCTTCATCAAACAAGTGCAACTACTTATAG TCTTGTCGGATCACTAAATAAGATACCTCTCTCTGTTGCTGGTATTTTCCTTTTCCATGTTTCAACAAGTCTGGAGAACTCTGCCAGTATATTATTTG GGCTCTTGGCTGGAGTATTTTTCGCCCGAGCAAAGATGCAGGATAAATCTCAAACTAGATCATGA
- the LOC101263276 gene encoding GDP-mannose transporter GONST1 isoform X5, whose amino-acid sequence MVTVLKNVTNVITAVGEMYLFNKTHDNKVWTALFLMIISAVTGGITDLSFHAIGYTWQIINCFLTASYSLTLRRVMDTAKQVTKSGNLDEFSMVLLNNTLSLPLGILLILLFNEMDYLSRTPLLQLPAFWLVTTFSGLLGLAISFTSMWFLHQTSATTYSLVGSLNKIPLSVAGIFLFHVSTSLENSASILFGLLAGVFFARAKMQDKSQTRS is encoded by the exons ATGGTCACTGTCCTAAAGAATGTCACTAATGTGATAACTGCTGTTGGTGAGATGTATTTATTCAACAAAACGCACGATAACAAAGTTTGGACTGCACTTTTTCTGATG ATTATTTCAGCAGTTACTGGAGGAATTACAGATCTTTCTTTTCATGCCATTGGTTATACATGGCAGATTATTAATTGTTTCTTGACAGCATCATATTCT TTGACTCTTCGCAGGGTCATGGACACGGCCAAGCAAGTGACTAAATCGGGGAACCTTGATGAATTCTCCATGGTCCTGTTAAATAACACCCTTTCACTGCCTTTGGGCATtttgcttatattattattcaacgaGATGGACTATCTTTCTAGAAC ACCACTGTTACAATTACCAGCTTTCTGGTTGGTGACAACCTTTAGTGGATTGTTGGGCTTAGCAATTAGCTTCACATCCATGTGGTTTCTTCATCAAACAAGTGCAACTACTTATAG TCTTGTCGGATCACTAAATAAGATACCTCTCTCTGTTGCTGGTATTTTCCTTTTCCATGTTTCAACAAGTCTGGAGAACTCTGCCAGTATATTATTTG GGCTCTTGGCTGGAGTATTTTTCGCCCGAGCAAAGATGCAGGATAAATCTCAAACTAGATCATGA